The Chitinophaga caeni genome segment GTTTATGCCTACACCTTGCAGGGTTAGCTGAAGATGTAAACGGGCATTACCTGAAGGCGTCTTCCGAGTTGGGGGAGTGATGGGCACAGTGGCCCGCGATGCCTACGCCTACGACCGCGTGGGTAACCTCGTCAAGGATTTTTCCGGCGGCATCGACAAGATCGGCTGGACGGTGTACGGCAAGATCGGCAAGATCACGAAATCGGGTGGCGGCATCCTCGATTACGGCTACGATGCCGGTGGCCAGCGGGTATCGAAAGCCTTCACGCCGCCGGGCGAGGCCACGAAGACGACCTGGTACCTCCGGGAGCCATCGGGCAACGTGCTGGCGGTGTACGAGCAGGAGAGCGGCAGCAGCGGGCCGCGCTGGGCGGAGCAGCACCTCTACGGCAGCAGCCGCCTCGGCCTGTGGAACCCCGGCTTGGACCTAAGTACGACCTTCGATATCGACACGAGCTGGCTCTCCGAAGGCCGCCGCACTTACGAGTTGACGAACCACCTGGGCAACGTGCTGGCCACGATCAGCGATAAGCGCATCCCGGTTTATGAAAATGATGGTACGACGGTTGCGTATTATGATGTAGATTTGTTGAGCGCGGTGGATTATTACCCTTTCGGTATGCAGATGCCGGGGAGGGTGTTTAATGGTGGTGGGTATCGGTATGGTTTTAACGGGAAGGAGAATGATGATGAAGTGAAGGGAGATGGGAACCAGCAGGATTACGGGATGCGGATGTATGATCCTCGAATTGCGAAGTTCTTGAGTGTGGACCCTTTAACTAAGTCCTTCCCTTGGTATACGCCTTATCAGTTTGCAGGTAATAAACCAATTTGGGCAGTAGACCTAGATGGTGCAGAGGAAAAGGTTACAACGCAGTACACGCTCGATTATAAACCAGTATTAAATGCGCCGACTGTCATAGATGGAATTGGCAATGCCCTTCATAATGTTATTGCTCTGGGCTGGAATAGCACTGGTGGTGGCTTTATGGAGGGAGAGAAAGCTGTATGGAATT includes the following:
- a CDS encoding HYD1 signature containing ADP-ribosyltransferase family protein encodes the protein MGTVARDAYAYDRVGNLVKDFSGGIDKIGWTVYGKIGKITKSGGGILDYGYDAGGQRVSKAFTPPGEATKTTWYLREPSGNVLAVYEQESGSSGPRWAEQHLYGSSRLGLWNPGLDLSTTFDIDTSWLSEGRRTYELTNHLGNVLATISDKRIPVYENDGTTVAYYDVDLLSAVDYYPFGMQMPGRVFNGGGYRYGFNGKENDDEVKGDGNQQDYGMRMYDPRIAKFLSVDPLTKSFPWYTPYQFAGNKPIWAVDLDGAEEKVTTQYTLDYKPVLNAPTVIDGIGNALHNVIALGWNSTGGGFMEGEKAVWNFGVGLFNGEYNHVSGKDLVDNFMVAQEDVARYFTKTPLKQQLSDLGEAATNMSSYEAVTQLWLGLKFMPPSKVTGDLVDDGAQILTHYTDEAGYNGILESQEFRPSIGYKNARHGDGQYFTDMSPDNIVTFAKKDLSAEQISSGQISLGQASQKLYGIPYNAKKMTHYIQIDVKGLDISNPKPGIFLNKSNTNLNLGGRIKGSGLTLGGG